A single region of the Gossypium arboreum isolate Shixiya-1 chromosome 12, ASM2569848v2, whole genome shotgun sequence genome encodes:
- the LOC108476575 gene encoding triacylglycerol lipase 1, giving the protein MDKFPAFLLLPFLCFFHSLFLSDADVTGNSSDPGLTLSADSLCAQLIEPNGYFCTEHTVQTKDGYLLALQRVSSRSGDLKVQQGHPVLLQHGLFMAGDAWFLDSTEQSLGFILADQGFDVWVGNVRGTRWSHGHISLLDTDKEFWEWSWQELALYDLAEMLHYIHAITSSKIFIVGHSQGTIMSLAALTQPDIVEMVEAAALLSPISYLEHVSAPLVLRMVAMHLDQMVLALGLHQLNFRSDVLVNLVDSLCDDHVDCTDFLSSITGQNCCFNKTRMNFYLEYEPHPSSVKNLRHLFQMIRQGTFSQYDYGVLKNLLIYGQFKPPAFDLNNIPKSLPIWMSYGGNDALADATDVQRTLEELSSKPELLYLDNYGHIDFLLSVKANRDIYDHMIGFFRSLEKSSSY; this is encoded by the exons AGTTTCCGGCGTTTCTTCTTCTTCCATTTCTTTGCTTTTTCCACTCTTTATTTCTTTCCGACGCCGATGTTACCGGAAATTCGTCCGATCCCGGCCTAACTCTCTCCGCCGACTCTCTCTGCGCCCAGCTTATCGAGCCCAATGGTTATTTCTGCACTGAACACACT GTTCAAACTAAGGATGGCTATTTATTAGCTCTCCAACGCGTCTCATCTCGTTCTGGGGATCTTAAAGTTCAGCAAGGTCATCCTGTTCTGCTTCAGCATGGATTATTCATG GCAGGTGATGCATGGTTTTTGGATTCCACTGAACAGTCGTTGGGCTTCATCCTTGCAGACCAGGGTTTTGATGTGTGGGTTGGAAATGTTCGTGGAACACGTTGGAGCCATGGACACATATCTTTATTAGATACAGACAAG GAATTTTGGGAGTGGAGTTGGCAGGAATTAGCTTTGTATGATCTTGCAGAAATGTTGCACTACATACACGCAATTACCAGCTCCAAAATCTTTATTGTTGGACATTCACAG GGCACAATAATGTCTTTGGCTGCTCTCACTCAGCCAGACATAGTGGAAATGGTTGAAGCTGCTGCTCTTTTGTCTCCAATATCTTATTTGGAACATGTCAGCGCTCCACTTGTACTTAGAATGGTTGCAATGCATCTGGATCAG ATGGTTCTTGCTTTGGGGTTACATCAATTGAATTTCAGAAG TGATGTGTTGGTTAACCTTGTGGATTCTTTATGTGATGACCACGTGGATTGTACTGATTTTCTAAGTTCTATAACAG GGCAAAATTGCTGCTTTAATAAAACTCGGATGAATTTCTATCTGGAATATGAGCCACACCCATCATCGGTGAAGAATTTACGCCATCTTTTCCAGA TGATCCGTCAGGGTACATTTTCCCAGTATGATTATGGAGTCCTGAAAAACTTACTGATATATGGACAGTTTAAACCGCCAGCATTTGATCTTAACAACATACCAAAGTCATTGCCAATATGGATGAGTTATGGAGGGAATGATGCCTTAGCAGATGCAACGGATGTGCAGCGCACTCTTGAGGAATTATCGTCAAAACCAGAGTTGCTTTATCTCGATAATTATGGTCACATAGACTTCCTTTTGAGCGTAAAAGCAAATAGAGACATATATGACCATATGATCGGGTTTTTCAGGTCGTTGGAAAAGTCAAGCAGTTATTAA